One stretch of Falco naumanni isolate bFalNau1 chromosome 7, bFalNau1.pat, whole genome shotgun sequence DNA includes these proteins:
- the LOC121091285 gene encoding galectin-related protein A-like isoform X2, protein MTEERCPKAEQYVGEIKGGLRPAMKLTVIGMVHSNPKSFSVTLLCDPVDANKDVGLLFTVNFSDKSITRNARIAGKWGKEEKTIPYFPFTAGDTFKMELLCEHQQIRVLLDGRQLCDFTHRIQPLNLVKALQISGDIKLTKVA, encoded by the exons ATGACAGAGGAGAGGTGTCCCAAA GCGGAGCAGTATGTTGGTGAAATTAAAGGTGGCCTGAGACCCGCCATGAAACTCACAGTCATAGGAATGGTACACTCCAACCCCAAGAG cttttcagtgaCGCTGCTCTGTGATCCAGTGGATGCAAACAAAGATGTTGGGCTGTTATTTACAGTTAACTTTAGTGACAAATCCATCACCCGAAATGCACGAATTGctggaaaatggggaaaagaagagaagactATTCCCTACTTCCCATTTACAGCAGGCGACACATTTAAG atgGAGCTCTTATGTGAACACCAGCAAATAAGAGTCTTGCTTGATGGACGGCAGCTCTGTGATTTCACTCACCGCATTCAGCCCCTGAACTTGGTGAAAGCTTTGCAGATCTCAGGGGACATCAAGCTTACCAAAGTGGCTTGA
- the LOC121091285 gene encoding galectin-related protein A-like isoform X1, whose protein sequence is MGRGLCLCACAATHQAEQYVGEIKGGLRPAMKLTVIGMVHSNPKSFSVTLLCDPVDANKDVGLLFTVNFSDKSITRNARIAGKWGKEEKTIPYFPFTAGDTFKMELLCEHQQIRVLLDGRQLCDFTHRIQPLNLVKALQISGDIKLTKVA, encoded by the exons ATGGGAAGGGGTCTATGTCTGTGCGCATGCGCTGCAACCCAC CAGGCGGAGCAGTATGTTGGTGAAATTAAAGGTGGCCTGAGACCCGCCATGAAACTCACAGTCATAGGAATGGTACACTCCAACCCCAAGAG cttttcagtgaCGCTGCTCTGTGATCCAGTGGATGCAAACAAAGATGTTGGGCTGTTATTTACAGTTAACTTTAGTGACAAATCCATCACCCGAAATGCACGAATTGctggaaaatggggaaaagaagagaagactATTCCCTACTTCCCATTTACAGCAGGCGACACATTTAAG atgGAGCTCTTATGTGAACACCAGCAAATAAGAGTCTTGCTTGATGGACGGCAGCTCTGTGATTTCACTCACCGCATTCAGCCCCTGAACTTGGTGAAAGCTTTGCAGATCTCAGGGGACATCAAGCTTACCAAAGTGGCTTGA
- the PLEK2 gene encoding pleckstrin-2 isoform X1: protein MFQPWRLEAGRIEINPSSTVRGGARKNHFTQQSTLKTTWHLQPCQNNKEQNGSKHHPGSPERRSLSPRAITHFSFSPVPAWCSQQGHVVRNWKVRWFVLLQDKLLYYKIEGGKKEPSPKGRILLDGCTITCPCLEYENRPLLIKLTTKTNTDYFLECCSREERDSWALDITGAIHAGHPVQVQELHRMKNSFKLLENISLHHIVDRMCDSSTGIKLTRNLEQGNRYKETFTGSALVDWLISNSFAVSRYEAITLASMLMEENFIKPVGTRSTEATRYSNLSEQFLDDSTALYMFAESGKKNISSKEELQFNISELSGTIVKQGFLVKQGHKRKNWKVRRFVLRADPGFLHYYDPTKEENRPVGGFSLRGCLVSALEDNGVPAGVKGNVQGNLFKIITKNDIHYYIQASSKAERAQWIEAIKPLT from the exons ATGTTTCAGCCCTGGAGACTGGAGGCAGGTAGGATAGAAATAAACCCCTCATCAACAGTAAGAGGGGGTGCAAGGAAAAACCACTTCACCCAGCAAAGCACTCTCAAAACCACTTGGCACCTACAGCCATGtcaaaacaacaaagaacaaaatggaTCAAAACACCACCCAGGGTCACCAGAGAGGAGAAGTTTGTCTCCAAGAGCCATCACACACTTCAGTTTTAGCCCTGTTCCTGCCTGGTGCTCTCAACAG GGACATGTTGTTCGTAACTGGAAAGTGAGATGGTTCGTTCTGCTCCAGGATAAGCTGCTGTATTACAAAATTGAAGGAGGCAAGAAGGAGCCTTCTCCAAAGGGCAGGATCCTTTTGGATGGCTGCACTATTACTTGTCCGTGCTTGGAATATGAGAACAGACCG CTACTCATCAAACTGACGACAAAAACCAATACAGACTATTTCCTTGAATGTTGCTCCAGGGAGGAGCGAGACTCTTGGGCTTTGGACATCACTGGAGCTATTCATGCTGGGCACCCAGTACAGGTCCAAGAGCTTCACAGAATGAAGAACTCTTTCAAACTCCTAGAGAATATCAGCCTCCA CCACATTGTGGACAGAATGTGTGACAGCAGTACTGGAATTAAGTTGACCCGCAACTTGGAGCAAGGCAACAGATACAAAGAGACTTTCACAG GTTCTGCCCTGGTGGACTGGCTCATCTCCAATAGCTTTGCTGTGTCACGATACGAGGCCATCACCTTGGCATCTATGCTGATGGAGGAGAACTTCATCAAGCCCGTGGGAACCCGCAGCACTGAGGCCACGCGCTACAGCAACCTCTCTGAGCAGTTCCTTGACGACTCCACCGCACTGTACATGTTT GCTGAGAGTGGTAAGAAAAACATCAGTTCCAAGGAAGAGCTACAATTTAACATCTCGGAATTAAGCGGCACGATTGTAAAGCAAGGATTCTTAGTGAAACAG gggcacaagaggaaaaactggaagGTGAGAAGATTTGTTTTGAGAGCTGATCCTGGTTTTTTGCACTACTATGACCCCACTAAG gaagaaaacaggccaGTAGGTGGATTTTCTCTTCGTGGCTGTCTCGTTTCAGCTCTGGAGGACAACGGAGTCCCAGCAG gagTGAAGGGCAACGTGCAAGGCAACCTCTTCAAAATCATCACAAAAAATGATATTCATTATTATATCCAGGCCAGCTCCAAGGCAGAGCGAGCTCAGTGGATTGAGGCAATCAAACCACTGACATGA
- the PLEK2 gene encoding pleckstrin-2 isoform X2 has protein sequence MQEAAGILKEGFLVKRGHVVRNWKVRWFVLLQDKLLYYKIEGGKKEPSPKGRILLDGCTITCPCLEYENRPLLIKLTTKTNTDYFLECCSREERDSWALDITGAIHAGHPVQVQELHRMKNSFKLLENISLHHIVDRMCDSSTGIKLTRNLEQGNRYKETFTGSALVDWLISNSFAVSRYEAITLASMLMEENFIKPVGTRSTEATRYSNLSEQFLDDSTALYMFAESGKKNISSKEELQFNISELSGTIVKQGFLVKQGHKRKNWKVRRFVLRADPGFLHYYDPTKEENRPVGGFSLRGCLVSALEDNGVPAGVKGNVQGNLFKIITKNDIHYYIQASSKAERAQWIEAIKPLT, from the exons ATGCAGGAAGCAGCTGGCATCCTGAAAGAGGGCTTCCTCGTCAAACGG GGACATGTTGTTCGTAACTGGAAAGTGAGATGGTTCGTTCTGCTCCAGGATAAGCTGCTGTATTACAAAATTGAAGGAGGCAAGAAGGAGCCTTCTCCAAAGGGCAGGATCCTTTTGGATGGCTGCACTATTACTTGTCCGTGCTTGGAATATGAGAACAGACCG CTACTCATCAAACTGACGACAAAAACCAATACAGACTATTTCCTTGAATGTTGCTCCAGGGAGGAGCGAGACTCTTGGGCTTTGGACATCACTGGAGCTATTCATGCTGGGCACCCAGTACAGGTCCAAGAGCTTCACAGAATGAAGAACTCTTTCAAACTCCTAGAGAATATCAGCCTCCA CCACATTGTGGACAGAATGTGTGACAGCAGTACTGGAATTAAGTTGACCCGCAACTTGGAGCAAGGCAACAGATACAAAGAGACTTTCACAG GTTCTGCCCTGGTGGACTGGCTCATCTCCAATAGCTTTGCTGTGTCACGATACGAGGCCATCACCTTGGCATCTATGCTGATGGAGGAGAACTTCATCAAGCCCGTGGGAACCCGCAGCACTGAGGCCACGCGCTACAGCAACCTCTCTGAGCAGTTCCTTGACGACTCCACCGCACTGTACATGTTT GCTGAGAGTGGTAAGAAAAACATCAGTTCCAAGGAAGAGCTACAATTTAACATCTCGGAATTAAGCGGCACGATTGTAAAGCAAGGATTCTTAGTGAAACAG gggcacaagaggaaaaactggaagGTGAGAAGATTTGTTTTGAGAGCTGATCCTGGTTTTTTGCACTACTATGACCCCACTAAG gaagaaaacaggccaGTAGGTGGATTTTCTCTTCGTGGCTGTCTCGTTTCAGCTCTGGAGGACAACGGAGTCCCAGCAG gagTGAAGGGCAACGTGCAAGGCAACCTCTTCAAAATCATCACAAAAAATGATATTCATTATTATATCCAGGCCAGCTCCAAGGCAGAGCGAGCTCAGTGGATTGAGGCAATCAAACCACTGACATGA